The uncultured Methanolobus sp. sequence ATTCTTTATTTTCTTGTCTTCATTGGTTCCCGTGGAAAGTTCTACCATTTGTGCGAAGTTCTTGACAAGACCACAGTTAGGACCTTCAGGAGTCTCTGACGGGCAAAGTCTGCCCCATTGTGTTGGGTGCAGGTCACGGGCCTCGAAGTGTGGCTGAGCTCTTGAAAGTGGGGAAATTACACGACGCAGGTGAGAAAGGGTTGAGATATAATCTGTTCTGTCAAGAAGCTGTGATACACCGGTTCTTCCGCCTACCCAGTTACCTGTTGCCAGTGGGTGCTGAAGCCTGTCAGTGAGCACATCTGCTCTTACAAGCGTGATTACATTGAGTTCACGGTTTCTCATGTTAGCTCTTTCAAGCTGGTATTTTATGTCTCTTGAGAGTCTGTTGAATGCCACTCTGAAAAGGTCTTCCATAAGGTCACCGGTGAGTTTAAGCCTCTTGTTTGAATAGTGGTCTTTATCATCTGGTTTTCGTTTGCCAAGTGCCAGTTCGAAACATGATTCGGCCATTCTTCCAAGGAAACTAGCCTTTGCTGCCCTGTCATGAGGTTCGTTTCCAAGATGTGGTAAAAGATATCTGTCAATGACGTAGTTTGCACGTTTGATCTGGTAGTCCCTTGCCTGTCCCGAAGCAACCCTTGAACCGATCTTCTCCATTGCATCTTCAATGTTGTCGACCTCTGCTTCTTCGAGGTTCTCAAACATGAATTTCATTATTTCAGGGTCTGTGGATACAGCTTTTACAAGCTCTTCGTCAGTCTCCACACCAAGTGCTCTCATGAGTGTGATAAAGTTGAGACGTCCTGATATGGATGGGAATGAAACTTCCAGAAGTGATTTTCTACCTCTTTCAACAACGACCAGTGCCCTGTATCCTCTTCTCTGTGAGAATACTTTTGAGACTTCTATGGTGTCTCCGTATCTCTCACCAAATTCAGTGAGGATCTTGTTAGGAGCGAGGTCTTCCAGAGTCATGACAACACGCTCTGTCCCATTGATAATGAAATATCCTCCCGGATCAAGTGGGTCCTCTCCGAACTTGACCATATCATCCTCTCCTATCTCGGTGAGGTTACAGATGTCTGATTTGATCATGACCGGAAGCTGGCCTATCTTTGCTTCTTGTGGCTCTTTTTCTTCATCATTCTCTACAACACTCATCTGGAGATAGAGTGGTGCGGAATAGGAAAGGTTCCTGAGCCTTGCTTCATTAGGATAAAGATTTTCGATAGCTCCGTCCGCTTCCTTGACAACGGGGTTCTCAACGCGGATATTGCCCAGTTTGATATATGTGTCTTCAAGGTCGGTCTCGATGATCTGTTGTTCATCGATGATTTTTTGAAGACCACTCTCCAGAAACTTATTATAGGAATCTATGTGATGCTGTACGATCTTATCTTTCGTGAAAAACGAACGGGGGATCTGTCCTTTGGTTAACGCTATGATAGCACCTTCTTTATGTGGTTATTGTGTTTATTGCAAAAAAGCCCTGTCTGAATAATGTGAATATCGCGCTTAAGCGATGACAAGTCGATAGTAGAATGCTTCGCCGGCAGTCTGACTGTTGCGTGTTATCTTTACTACGTCTCCAACCTGTGCCCCAATTTCCTGAATCACGGGATCAACAACCTTGATCTTTGGTAGTTGTTCCTTTTCTATGGCAAATTGCTTTAAAACAGATTTAAGTTCATCTTCCAACATTATCTCATGTTTAGGGATCAACTGATGGTCGAGCAGGCTAAATTTTCTCAATATATTACTCCTCCCTCAAAAATGTGAACGTGAACACTCCTGTGCAAAGTGATGGCGGGCTCGTAGGGATTTGAACCCTAGGCCGTCTGGTTAAAAGCCAGACGCTCTGCCTGACTGAGCTACGAGCCCAATGTGTTGGGTGGATTTGCTGGGGCTGCTTCACGTTCATCGACTTCGGTGTAGCGGTGGATAAAGGCACTTAATATATATATACTTTTCGTGCTTTTCCGCTGTGTTCGAACTATTATTAGTTCCAATGATTTACTATTACTTATATCTTTTTTATTAATATACCCTTAATTTAATCAAAAGCAGAACGTTTATATCTTATTATTACTGCCTTTTACAAAGTAACCATTAGATGTGTTTTTCTCCCCCATTCCCATGGCCGCATCTGTTATAATGATACTTTTCGTACTTAAATTGTAACTGAAATGATAACAGGGTCCCGAAAAATCTACTCCTTCCTGCCATGGCAGTTTTCGTTTATTCAAAAAAGAAAAAGGTAAATGACAGTTTTATGTTCCGGTTTCCCAGCCTGCCATATATGCTTCCTGTTCATCTGAAAGCTTGTCAATGCTAATTCCCATTGACATGAGTTTCATTTCAGCAACGCCAACATCAAGTTCATGTGGTACAGCGTGTACTCCATCAGAAAGCTTGTTCTCTGCAATATATCTTACACAGAGTGCCTGGTTTGCAAAGCTCATATCCATAACTTCTGCAGGGTGACCGTCGCCTGCTGCAAGGTTTACAAGTCTTCCGTCAGCAAGCACGTAAACACGTTTCTCACCAATCTTATATTCCTTGATGTTGTTTCTCACGGTCTTCACAGAACCTGCCATTGCCATGAGGTCTTCAAGGTTGATCTCAACATTGAAGTGGCCTGCATTTGCAAGAATTGCACCATCTTTTATGACCTCGAAATCCTCTCTTTTCAGGATATCTCTGTTACCTGTGGTCGTAAGGAAAATGTCACCTATCTTTGCAGCCTCTTTCATAGGCATAACACTGTTACCGTCCATACGTGCTTCCAGTGCTCTTATGGGGTCAATTTCGGTTACAATTACGTTTGCTCCAAGGCCTTTTGCACGCATTGCAGCACCTTTACCACACCATCCATATCCGCCGATAACAACATTCTTACCTGCCACAAGAAGGTTGGTTGTTCTCATGATTCCGTCCCATGCTGACTGACCGGTACCATAGCGATTATCAAAGAGGAATTTTGTCATTGCATCGTTCACTGCAATTACCGGCATCTTAAGAGCTCCATCACGTTCCATTGCCTTAAGCCTGTGGATGCCTGTTGTAGTTTCCTCACAACCGCCAAGGATCTCGGGAAGAAGGTCTGTGCGTTCTGTATGAAGCTTGAAAATAAGGTCTGCACCATCATCAATTGTGATGTCAGGCTTAAAGTCAAGTACTTTGTCAATAGCTTCATAATATTCCTCGGTGCAACAGTCATACTTTGCAAGACACTGGATGTTATCCTTGTTGTGCAGGGCCATTGAAACATCATCCTGCGTACTAAGGGGATTACATCCTGTAATTGCAACTTCGGCTCCTCCTATAGCAAGCGTTTCCACAAGAGCTGCTGTCTTTGCCTCAACATGCAGTGCCATTGCAACTTTGTGACCTGCAAGAGGTTTTTCCTTTGCAAACTGTTCCCTGATGATATTGAGAACAGGCATGTGGTTAAGAACCCAGTCGATCTTCATGTTTCCGGATTCTAACATTTCAGTATCATTCATCTTTTATCTCCAATTTGAAAGTAACACTTGATTATAATGTATCTGATATAAGTATAATCTTTGTTTTCTTAGTCCCCAATTCTTCCAAGAAGGTTCTTTGACTTTTCAATTGCAGTGTCAATTACTTCCTGCTCATTCATGGTAAGCACTTTTCCATCTTCCATGAGCACTTTTCCATCGACTATAGTAGCGCTGACATCCTTGCCACTTGCAGTATAGACCAGATGCGAAGCAACATCATAGACTGGTGCAAGATGGGCTTTGTTCATATCAACAATTATCATGTCGGCATTGTAACCTTCTTTCAGTATTCCACTGTTGATTCCAAGAGCCTTTGCACCGTTGATGGTTGCCATTTCAAGTACCTTACGTGCAGGAAGTGCAGTAGGATCCATGGTGCTGACTTTCTGTAAAAGAGCTGCTGATCTCATTTCTTCGAACATGTCAAGGTTGTTGTTGGAAGCACACCCGTCTGTTCCAATGCACACATTTGCTCCTGCATCAATGAGTTTAGCCACAGGACAGATGCCGGATGCAAGTTTCATATTACTGTTAGGATTATGGGAAATGTTCACGCCATATTCAGCAAGTATCTTTATGTCGCCATCAGATAACCAGACACAGTGTGCAGCGAGCACATCAGTTCCCCAGAAATCGATTCCCTTGAGGAAATGGATAGAACACATTCCGAAGTTCTCTTTCATATAGTTGAGCTCGGCCTCTGTTTCAAGTACATGAATGTGCAGTTTGACATTATCCTTTACAGCCTGTTCTTTAATTCTGATAAGGAAATCCCTTGAACAGGTATTTGGTGCATGCGGACCATACATGGTACTTATTCTGCCACCAGCTTTCAT is a genomic window containing:
- a CDS encoding DNA-directed RNA polymerase subunit B'' is translated as MPRSFFTKDKIVQHHIDSYNKFLESGLQKIIDEQQIIETDLEDTYIKLGNIRVENPVVKEADGAIENLYPNEARLRNLSYSAPLYLQMSVVENDEEKEPQEAKIGQLPVMIKSDICNLTEIGEDDMVKFGEDPLDPGGYFIINGTERVVMTLEDLAPNKILTEFGERYGDTIEVSKVFSQRRGYRALVVVERGRKSLLEVSFPSISGRLNFITLMRALGVETDEELVKAVSTDPEIMKFMFENLEEAEVDNIEDAMEKIGSRVASGQARDYQIKRANYVIDRYLLPHLGNEPHDRAAKASFLGRMAESCFELALGKRKPDDKDHYSNKRLKLTGDLMEDLFRVAFNRLSRDIKYQLERANMRNRELNVITLVRADVLTDRLQHPLATGNWVGGRTGVSQLLDRTDYISTLSHLRRVISPLSRAQPHFEARDLHPTQWGRLCPSETPEGPNCGLVKNFAQMVELSTGTNEDKKIKNILYDLGVVKTVLNSSLKALPEYDEELDDYLEDIEVKTVAVAAEEEKPEPIGYTNYSESLDDMGGLLDE
- a CDS encoding DNA-directed RNA polymerase subunit H; the encoded protein is MRKFSLLDHQLIPKHEIMLEDELKSVLKQFAIEKEQLPKIKVVDPVIQEIGAQVGDVVKITRNSQTAGEAFYYRLVIA
- a CDS encoding adenosylhomocysteinase: MNDTEMLESGNMKIDWVLNHMPVLNIIREQFAKEKPLAGHKVAMALHVEAKTAALVETLAIGGAEVAITGCNPLSTQDDVSMALHNKDNIQCLAKYDCCTEEYYEAIDKVLDFKPDITIDDGADLIFKLHTERTDLLPEILGGCEETTTGIHRLKAMERDGALKMPVIAVNDAMTKFLFDNRYGTGQSAWDGIMRTTNLLVAGKNVVIGGYGWCGKGAAMRAKGLGANVIVTEIDPIRALEARMDGNSVMPMKEAAKIGDIFLTTTGNRDILKREDFEVIKDGAILANAGHFNVEINLEDLMAMAGSVKTVRNNIKEYKIGEKRVYVLADGRLVNLAAGDGHPAEVMDMSFANQALCVRYIAENKLSDGVHAVPHELDVGVAEMKLMSMGISIDKLSDEQEAYMAGWETGT
- a CDS encoding amidohydrolase family protein, whose amino-acid sequence is MADLIIKNTYILTMDPEAGDIENGVVVVEDGKIKEVGTSTECTAEKVIDAKGSVLMPGLVNTHCHAGMTIFRGYADDMQLQDWLENHIWPAEAKLTDDDIYAGTKLACLEMIRSGTIAFADMYIHENRVAQAVDEAGIRAALSYGMIDFGDKEKADKELEVGSAFVKEWNMKAGGRISTMYGPHAPNTCSRDFLIRIKEQAVKDNVKLHIHVLETEAELNYMKENFGMCSIHFLKGIDFWGTDVLAAHCVWLSDGDIKILAEYGVNISHNPNSNMKLASGICPVAKLIDAGANVCIGTDGCASNNNLDMFEEMRSAALLQKVSTMDPTALPARKVLEMATINGAKALGINSGILKEGYNADMIIVDMNKAHLAPVYDVASHLVYTASGKDVSATIVDGKVLMEDGKVLTMNEQEVIDTAIEKSKNLLGRIGD